The following are encoded together in the Bacillus cereus group sp. RP43 genome:
- a CDS encoding IclR family transcriptional regulator: MVQSIDRAIGIIKLLNSTNEKEYWAISDIADRTHLPVSTVHRLLNSLMEHGLVTQISETKQYKIGPMWMEVGLRQLEKVDYRSVAREVMKRLASEVEESVYLNIPNGTHSIIIERIDSPLKIRVIDNLGEQIPLSIGAANKTMLANMDTNEMEHIVEHLLSSLPEQKQILFDQIKQIRNEGYAVSYGEKTEGTASVAAPIIGFNHKVVGALSVGLISHRINDDRLSFLISKVKQAAHEISIKIGSTSEL; encoded by the coding sequence ATGGTACAGTCCATTGATCGAGCGATAGGTATTATTAAGTTGTTGAATTCTACAAATGAAAAAGAGTATTGGGCTATTTCTGATATAGCTGATAGAACACATCTCCCGGTTAGTACAGTACATAGGTTACTGAACTCTCTAATGGAGCATGGATTAGTTACGCAAATTTCAGAAACAAAACAGTACAAGATTGGACCAATGTGGATGGAAGTAGGATTACGTCAATTGGAGAAGGTAGACTACAGATCTGTTGCAAGAGAAGTGATGAAGCGTTTGGCCTCTGAAGTTGAAGAAAGTGTTTATTTGAACATTCCAAATGGAACACATTCTATTATCATTGAAAGAATTGATAGTCCTTTAAAAATTCGGGTTATCGATAACTTAGGGGAACAGATTCCACTTTCGATTGGAGCCGCAAATAAAACGATGCTTGCCAATATGGACACGAATGAAATGGAACACATTGTAGAACATTTACTTTCTTCTTTACCAGAACAAAAGCAAATTCTTTTCGATCAAATAAAACAAATAAGAAACGAAGGATATGCTGTGAGTTATGGTGAAAAAACAGAAGGGACAGCTTCAGTAGCTGCACCTATTATAGGATTTAATCATAAAGTAGTAGGAGCATTAAGTGTTGGGTTAATTAGTCATCGAATTAATGATGATCGACTATCTTTTCTTATTAGTAAGGTAAAACAAGCAGCTCATGAAATATCAATAAAAATCGGCAGTACATCAGAATTATAA
- a CDS encoding serine/threonine protein kinase → MSINSFVGLIKDELLKEISIRSEDEFEPVVVKDIPRLWKCLGTGNYAAVFMHKEYKDWVVKVYAREGEGIEKESEVYRRIGNHPSYSKLIYKGGNFIVLKRLKEITLYDAIHKGIKIPKQVIFDINEAIEYAREQGLTPCDVHGKNVMMENGRGYVVDVSDFLKTKEDSKWRDLEKAYFTFYLPFIYKLPFPVKIPYFMLDIVRRSYRKYKKLKKKFKL, encoded by the coding sequence ATGAGTATAAATAGTTTTGTGGGATTGATAAAGGACGAATTATTAAAAGAGATAAGCATAAGAAGTGAGGATGAATTCGAGCCTGTAGTAGTTAAAGATATTCCTAGACTTTGGAAGTGTTTAGGGACAGGTAATTATGCCGCAGTATTTATGCACAAAGAATACAAAGATTGGGTAGTGAAAGTTTACGCGCGAGAAGGAGAAGGAATTGAAAAAGAGTCAGAAGTATACCGAAGAATCGGAAATCATCCTTCTTATTCGAAGCTTATATATAAAGGGGGAAATTTCATAGTATTGAAACGTTTAAAAGAAATTACCTTATACGATGCTATTCATAAGGGGATTAAAATTCCGAAGCAGGTAATCTTTGATATCAATGAAGCTATAGAGTATGCAAGGGAACAAGGATTAACTCCTTGTGATGTTCACGGGAAAAATGTGATGATGGAAAACGGAAGGGGATATGTAGTCGATGTATCTGATTTCTTAAAAACAAAAGAAGATAGTAAGTGGAGAGACTTAGAAAAGGCATATTTTACATTTTACTTGCCTTTCATTTATAAATTGCCTTTCCCTGTTAAAATACCTTATTTCATGTTAGACATTGTTAGACGTTCATATAGAAAATATAAGAAGCTTAAAAAGAAATTCAAATTGTAA
- a CDS encoding amino acid permease — MTQVNNSNNELKRTMKSRHLFMIALGGVIGTGLFNGSGFIISQAGPGGSVLAFMAGGLLMYLVMLCLGELAVAMPVSGSFQEYATKFINPATGFTIGWLYWLSWANTTGLEFTTAGITMQRWFPDIPVWVWCLIFGVTIFTINALSARSYAETEFWFSSIKVSAIIAFIILGGAAMFGFIDLKGNEPAPLLSNFVNHGGLFPNGLAAILLTMVTVNYSFQGTELVGIAAGESEDPAKTLPRSIRNIIWRTMFFFVLAIFVLVALIPWEEAGLTKSPFVAVFDNIGIPYAADIMNFVILTAVLSVANSGLYAATRMLWSLSKNEMAPAFLKKLSSRGIPLNALILTIAISAFSLLTSVVAAETVYLWLISISGVITIIVWMSICVSQFFFRKHYLAEGGKLEDLKFKTPLYPLVPILGFGLYGIILLSLIFIPDQRLGIYCTVPFIIFCYTYYHFKVKKRIATNTHTETKISETS, encoded by the coding sequence ATGACGCAAGTAAACAATTCAAACAATGAATTAAAGCGCACGATGAAAAGTAGACATTTATTCATGATTGCACTCGGTGGTGTGATTGGAACGGGGTTATTTAACGGATCTGGTTTTATTATAAGTCAAGCTGGACCTGGTGGATCCGTACTTGCCTTTATGGCCGGTGGATTATTAATGTATCTTGTTATGCTATGTCTTGGTGAGCTTGCTGTAGCAATGCCTGTTTCAGGATCTTTCCAGGAATATGCTACCAAATTCATTAACCCTGCAACTGGGTTTACAATCGGCTGGTTGTATTGGTTAAGCTGGGCGAATACGACCGGTCTTGAATTTACAACTGCTGGTATTACAATGCAGCGCTGGTTTCCAGATATTCCTGTCTGGGTTTGGTGTTTAATATTTGGTGTTACAATATTCACTATTAACGCATTATCCGCTCGTAGTTATGCAGAAACAGAATTTTGGTTTTCAAGTATAAAAGTATCTGCCATTATCGCTTTCATTATTCTTGGCGGCGCTGCTATGTTCGGTTTTATTGATTTAAAAGGAAACGAACCCGCTCCGCTTCTTTCAAATTTCGTAAATCATGGTGGTTTATTCCCAAATGGACTTGCCGCTATCTTATTAACAATGGTTACAGTCAATTATTCCTTCCAAGGTACAGAACTTGTTGGAATTGCAGCAGGTGAAAGTGAAGATCCAGCAAAGACTTTACCTCGTTCTATTAGAAATATAATATGGCGCACGATGTTTTTCTTCGTCTTAGCAATCTTTGTTCTTGTAGCTTTAATTCCTTGGGAAGAAGCAGGATTAACGAAGAGCCCATTTGTTGCTGTTTTTGATAATATCGGTATTCCATATGCAGCTGATATTATGAACTTTGTTATTCTTACTGCTGTTCTTTCTGTCGCAAACTCAGGACTGTACGCTGCAACTCGAATGCTTTGGTCATTATCAAAAAATGAAATGGCCCCAGCCTTTTTAAAGAAATTATCATCACGAGGAATACCTTTAAACGCTTTAATCTTGACGATCGCTATTTCTGCTTTTTCTCTTTTGACAAGCGTTGTAGCTGCTGAAACGGTTTACTTATGGTTAATTTCAATTTCTGGAGTCATTACAATCATTGTTTGGATGTCAATTTGTGTTTCTCAATTCTTTTTCCGTAAACATTATTTAGCCGAAGGTGGAAAATTAGAAGACTTAAAATTCAAAACTCCACTTTATCCTCTTGTACCAATTCTTGGCTTTGGATTGTATGGCATTATATTATTAAGTCTTATCTTTATCCCAGATCAAAGACTAGGAATCTATTGTACTGTACCATTTATTATCTTTTGCTATACTTACTATCACTTTAAGGTTAAGAAAAGAATTGCTACTAACACTCATACAGAGACTAAAATTAGCGAAACTTCGTAA
- a CDS encoding M20/M25/M40 family metallo-hydrolase: protein MSKWQSKEQMVQLLSDLVEIPSITGSEAEVILPDFVVEQLSDLQYFKQNPHHLQKNPTGDGRYFVTALVKKSDSTKNTVILVSHFDVVDVQDYGIWKEDAFNPKKLTSMFYSHKDELPDHVREDIEQGDWLFGRGTMDMKCGLALQMAMVEQACEGRFDGNVLLLAVPDEEVNSVGMRAAVPRLLDLAREHDLEYKTVLNSEPMFSRHPGDQNKYIYTGSIGKVLPGFLCYGKETHVGEPFAGLNGSYMAALLTAELELNTDLCDIVDGEASPPPTNLLQRDLKEDYSVQIPHRAVTLFNLFLLEKKMTDVVSLLRQKVTKVAEKIEESYEERAYHFSKYNPFIPPSLKVNVLTYEELIAYAIEQHGREKINEIQSDIIKNREDKDDRAVTIDLVDKLTILCKEKAPMIVLFFAPPYYPAVSSRNNPLIKEVVVEMEKYAHYNHSITFENQNYFGGISDLSYVGLQNPLDSMSSLVDNMPLWDKGYSIPLQELEEFDVPVLNMGPVGKDAHQWTERLDVNYAFETLLDMLPICIEKLLVSNKVTQS, encoded by the coding sequence ATGTCAAAGTGGCAATCTAAAGAACAAATGGTGCAATTATTAAGCGATCTTGTTGAAATTCCTAGTATTACAGGTTCAGAAGCTGAAGTTATATTGCCAGACTTTGTTGTAGAACAATTATCTGACTTACAGTATTTCAAACAAAATCCGCATCATTTGCAAAAAAATCCGACGGGGGATGGAAGATATTTTGTTACAGCCCTAGTAAAGAAAAGTGATAGTACGAAAAATACTGTAATTCTTGTTAGTCACTTTGATGTTGTAGATGTACAAGATTATGGAATATGGAAAGAAGATGCATTTAACCCTAAAAAATTAACATCTATGTTTTATTCTCATAAAGATGAGCTACCAGATCATGTACGTGAAGATATTGAACAAGGAGATTGGCTCTTTGGTAGAGGAACAATGGATATGAAATGTGGTCTAGCTTTACAAATGGCGATGGTTGAGCAAGCTTGTGAAGGAAGATTTGATGGGAATGTTCTTTTATTGGCTGTTCCAGATGAAGAAGTAAACTCTGTAGGGATGAGAGCTGCTGTTCCAAGATTATTAGACTTAGCAAGAGAGCATGACTTAGAGTATAAAACGGTCTTAAATTCAGAGCCTATGTTTTCAAGACATCCTGGTGACCAAAATAAGTATATTTATACTGGTTCTATTGGTAAAGTGTTACCTGGTTTCCTTTGCTATGGAAAAGAGACACATGTAGGCGAACCTTTTGCAGGATTAAATGGGAGCTATATGGCTGCATTATTAACAGCTGAATTAGAGTTGAATACTGACCTTTGTGATATTGTGGATGGTGAGGCGAGTCCTCCACCAACTAACTTGCTTCAAAGAGACTTAAAGGAGGATTATTCTGTACAAATTCCTCATCGTGCTGTCACGTTATTTAATTTGTTTTTACTAGAAAAAAAGATGACAGATGTAGTTTCGTTGTTACGCCAAAAAGTAACGAAAGTAGCAGAGAAAATCGAAGAATCGTATGAGGAGCGCGCGTATCATTTTTCTAAGTATAATCCGTTCATACCGCCGAGTCTCAAAGTAAATGTATTAACGTATGAAGAGCTTATCGCTTATGCAATTGAACAACATGGAAGAGAAAAAATAAATGAAATTCAATCCGATATTATAAAAAATAGAGAAGATAAAGATGATCGTGCGGTAACTATTGATTTAGTAGACAAATTAACTATCTTATGTAAAGAAAAGGCTCCAATGATTGTACTTTTCTTTGCTCCGCCATACTATCCAGCTGTGAGTTCACGCAACAATCCTTTAATTAAAGAGGTAGTTGTAGAAATGGAAAAGTATGCCCACTATAATCATAGCATTACATTTGAAAATCAAAATTATTTTGGGGGAATTTCAGATTTGAGCTATGTGGGCTTACAGAACCCATTGGATTCAATGAGTTCTCTTGTAGACAATATGCCATTATGGGATAAAGGATATTCGATTCCACTTCAGGAATTAGAAGAGTTTGACGTTCCAGTATTAAATATGGGACCGGTAGGAAAAGATGCACATCAATGGACGGAGCGTCTGGACGTAAATTACGCATTTGAAACGTTATTAGATATGTTACCTATATGTATTGAAAAACTACTTGTTTCTAATAAAGTTACACAGTCATAG